The stretch of DNA CTTATTTTATCCAAGTAGCTCAGAATCTCATTTGTTAGGGCTTGGCCTTCATCGCGCCGGAACTGGTTTACCCGGTCCAAGGCCTCGTGTAACAATGGCAATAGTTCTTCCCAAGGCACTTCTTCTTCCTCTTCGGTTGCAGCAGTGCTATCAGCGGGTATCCGTAGGGCGCCTGGTAGGGCGTGCGCCAGGGCAGTTAGCTGCTCAAGCGAAGCTCCACTTCGCGCCGACACCTGCCGTAATTCTTCCAGAGCCAGTAGCAAAACTGCTTCATTCAGCACTGCACCGGTGCGAGCCGCAGCGCGGGGCCGGGTGAAGTCGAGGTTGAGATTAACCTTGCCCCGAATGAGGCTTTTAGTCACTAGGTTACGAATTTCCAGCTCTCGGTCTTGCAGGAAGCGTGGCAGGCGCAAGCTTAAATCAAGCGTTTTAGAGTTTAGTGACTTGATTTCGACGGTAGCAGCATATGTGTCGGTTTCGCGATGGGCAATACCGTAGCCGGTCATGGATTGAAGCATGGTGCAGGGAGCAAAGTGGTCAGTTGTTTGTAGCAGCCTAAGGTCATCAACGGATCAATAACACAGACATAATGCTGCCACAATATTAATGTAATGGTGGGGGCATAGGTTTATACTAGTCATAATTGCGGTCTGCCTGGCAATAGCACAAGCCACCGCCGAGCCTAATTACCTTTACTATTCTACCCGACGGATTACTTGTGAGTAGCGCCTGCTTCAGTTTTTCGGGGCAGGCGTTTTAGTGTGTAACCACGAGGTAGTGGCTCAGCTTCTGCCAGCAGAAATTCCTAGCTTGCGTGCCTCATGAAGCCGCGCGTGCTACACCTGCCTAAGTGGTATCCTCACCGCTACGACAACCAGGATGGTGACTTTGTGGCCCGGCAGGTAGCTGCTGTTGCGCCCCACGTTACGGGTGCGGTGCTGTTTGCGGCTGTTGCGCGAGAGCCACTAGCTGGCCTAACTACTTCAGAAATTGACTGGACCAGCGCTACCCCCACTCTACGTTACTACTACCGCGCCCAGATTACTGGCCTAGCACCATTTGATAAGCTACTGAAGCTAGCGCTCTATTTTTGGTGCCTAGGCCAGGGATACAGACAAATTGTACAGCACTGGGGGGGACCACCGCAACTAGTGC from Hymenobacter taeanensis encodes:
- a CDS encoding YicC/YloC family endoribonuclease; translation: MLQSMTGYGIAHRETDTYAATVEIKSLNSKTLDLSLRLPRFLQDRELEIRNLVTKSLIRGKVNLNLDFTRPRAAARTGAVLNEAVLLLALEELRQVSARSGASLEQLTALAHALPGALRIPADSTAATEEEEEVPWEELLPLLHEALDRVNQFRRDEGQALTNEILSYLDKIRIQLADVERHDPTRIEQVRQRLQNHLAEITGSEHFNPTRFEQEVLYYIEKLDIAEEKVRLVNHLHYFTETVYLPEPTGKKLAFISQEIGREINTIGSKANDSVIQHLVVGMKEELEKIKEQINNIL